A window of the Kosakonia radicincitans DSM 16656 genome harbors these coding sequences:
- the yihA gene encoding ribosome biogenesis GTP-binding protein YihA/YsxC encodes MTNLNYQKTHFVTSAPDIRHLPADTGVEVAFAGRSNAGKSSALNTLTQQKNLARTSKTPGRTQLINLFEVAEGKRLVDLPGYGYAEVPEEMKLKWQRALGEYLEKRQCLQGLVVLMDIRHPLKDLDQQMISWAVESNLQVLVLLTKADKLASGARKTQLNMVREAVLAFNGEVQVEAFSSLKKQGVDKLREKLDGWFSSLPPVEETDA; translated from the coding sequence TTGACAAACCTGAATTACCAAAAGACGCATTTTGTCACCAGTGCGCCTGATATTCGCCACTTGCCTGCCGATACCGGCGTTGAAGTGGCTTTTGCCGGCCGTTCCAATGCAGGTAAATCGAGCGCGCTAAACACATTAACTCAACAGAAAAACCTGGCGCGCACCTCAAAAACCCCCGGACGTACGCAGCTGATTAACCTGTTTGAAGTTGCCGAGGGCAAGCGCCTCGTCGATTTGCCGGGTTACGGCTACGCCGAAGTGCCGGAAGAGATGAAACTCAAATGGCAACGTGCATTGGGTGAATATCTGGAAAAACGCCAGTGTTTGCAGGGACTGGTGGTGCTGATGGACATTCGCCATCCGTTAAAAGACCTCGATCAACAGATGATCTCATGGGCAGTAGAGAGCAACTTGCAGGTTCTCGTGCTGCTGACCAAAGCGGACAAACTGGCCAGCGGCGCGCGTAAAACGCAGCTTAATATGGTACGGGAAGCAGTGCTGGCTTTTAACGGTGAAGTACAGGTAGAAGCATTCTCTTCACTGAAAAAACAGGGCGTGGATAAACTGCGTGAAAAGCTGGACGGCTGGTTCAGTTCTCTGCCGCCGGTTGAAGAAACCGACGCATAA